The sequence TGGAGGTGCCCGATGCTCGAGAAGCTGCTCCTGGCCGTGGACCAGTCGGAGAACAGCCGCAAGGCCGTCCCGGCCGTGATCGAGCTGGCCCGTGCCGGCGGTGGGACCGTCCACGTCCTGCACGTCCGCGAGCTCTACTACCCCGTGCCGCCGACCGTCCGAGGCGACAGCGCCGAGGAGGCCCAGGAGCTGGTCGACGGCATCGTCAAGGAGCTGCAGGCGGCCGGGGTGACGGCCGAGGGCGCCGTCCGGCCCAGCACCGGTGGCTCACCGGCCGGGGAGGTGCTCAACCACGCCCGCGAGGTCGACGCCGGCATGATCGTGGTCGGCTCCCACGGCCACTCGCCGCTGGGCGGGCTGCTGCTGGGCAGCGTCGCCCACAAGCTGACCCAGCTCTCGACCTGCCCGGTCCTGGTCGTGCGCGACCAGGAGAGCCTGGAGGAGCGCCACCACGACGTCCTCCGCGCCCAGACCCGGTTCCAGTCCTAGCCGGCCAGCAGCAGGCGCAGGCCGACGGCGACCCCGAAGGCGATCACCAGCCAGCGCAGGGCCCGGTCGTTGAGGCGCCGGGCCAGGACGACCCCGAGCTGGCCTCCGAGCAGGCTGGCCACCGCCATCACCGCCACCGCGACCCAGCTGACGTCGGCGAAGAGCACGAACGAGACGGCGGCGATCAGGTTGATCAGCAGCGACAGCAGCCCCTTGAGGGCGTTCAGCCGCTGCAGCGTGTCGGTCAGGAAGATGCCGAGGATGGCCAGCATCATGATCCCGACCCCGGCGCCGAAGTAGGCGCCGTAGGCGGCGGCGAGGAACTGGGTGGTGAACAGCGGCACGGTGTGGGGGCTGGCGCCGGCCTGGGCACCGGCGGGAGGCGGGTCGGCTGCGGGTAGCGGGGCCTCGCGGCGTTCCCGGACCAGCCGGGCCAGGCGGGGCTGGGCGGCGAGGAGCCCGCAGGCCAGGAAGATCAGGAACGGCACGACGCGCTCGAACAGCTCGGCCGAGCTGATCAGCAGCAGCCAGGCGCCCAGCACGGCCCCGACGGCGCTGATGGCGCCAAGGGCGAGGGCCCGGCCCCGCTGGCCCTCGAGCTCGCGCCGGTAGCCGAGGGTCCCCCCGAAGTAGCCGGGGGTGAGCGCGACCGTGTTGGTGACGTTGGCCGTCAGCGCCGGGTAGCCGACCGCCAGCAGGGCCGGGAACGACAGCAGCGACCCGCCGCCGGCGACCGCGTTGACGGCGCCGGCGAGCAGGGCCGCCCCGGCGAGGAGCGCGATCTGGACGGGTTCGAGGGTGGGCATGGGCCTCGTACGATAGTCAATCGCCGAGCATGCTTCGCGCCCGCGCCTGTCGAAGGACCTGCGGGCTGATGGCCCGGTAGGCCGGCCACCTGCGTTCGGCTGTTCGGCCAGTGTCCCGGGACATGGGAGGATCCCGGCATGGGTGGCCCCGAACAGGAGAGGAGTTGGCCCATGCCGCCTCGCAGGCCGACCGTCCCGTGAGCGGACCGAGCCGGCCCGTCCTCCAGCTGGACCGGCTGGACGCGGTCGTGTTCGACACCGACGGTGTGCTCACCGACACGGCCAGCGTGCACGCGGCCGCCTGGAAGCAGCTGTTCGACGGCTACCTGGAGGAGCGGGCGGCCCGCCTGGGCGAGCCGTTCCGGCCCTTCACCGAGGCCGACTACCTGGGCCACGTCGACGGCCGGCCCCGCTACGACGGGGTCGCCGCCTTCCTGGCCTCCCGGGGTATCACCCTCCCCTGGGGGGACCCGGCCGACCCGCCGGGCCGCGAGACGGTCTGCGGGCTGGGCAACACCAAGGACGGCCACTTCACCGCCTACCTCCGCGACCACGGGGCCAAGGCGTTCCCGAGCTCGGAACAGCTGGTGCGGCGGCTCCGGGCCGCCGGGGTCCGGACGGCGGTGGTGTCGGCCAGCCGCAACATGGTCGCCGTGCTGGCCTCGGCCGGGCTGCGGGGGCTGTTCGACGCCGAGGTCGACGGGGTCGAGTCCGGGCGGCTGGGGCTGCCCGGCAAGCCCGACCCGGCGCTGTTCCTGGAGGCGGCCCGGCGGCTCGGGGTCGTCCCGGCCCGGGCCGCGGTGGTCGAGGACGCCCTGGCCGGGGTCGAGGCCGGCCGCCGCGGCGGGTTCGGGCTGGTCATCGGGGTCAACCGTGGCGATCAGGCCGCCGCCCTGGCCGAGCGGGGCGCCGGGGTGGTCGTGGACGACCTCGGCGAGCTCGCCGTGGAGGGGGGCGGCAACCACCGGCCGGCTCGCCGGTGACCACCTGAACCCTCGCCCGAGCCTGCCCTTGGAGCTGGAAGGCTCGCCTCGACGTCCGCCACCGCGGTCACTGGGGCAGGGCGGCAGCACCCGCGAGTTCCCGCTGAAGGACCCAGAGAGACCGGGCCGTTCGGCCCATGACCGGCCCTCGCGAGCGCGGCAACCTTGGCAGCGAGCGGCAAGGTGCCGTTCGGTGAAGGAAAGGAAGCATGACAGCATGAAGCGGTGGCTCTTGCCGGCCGCGCTGGCGGTCCTGATCGTCGGCGTGGTCCTCACTCTGGCAGGCAACTACGGCCGCCAGCTCGTCCACGACCAGCTGGCCGCCCAGAAGATCACGTTCGCCCCCTATGACGAGTCCGGTCAGAACGGCGACAACTACCAGGCCTACCCCGAGCTGCGTGACCGCGCCGGCACCACGGTCACCGACGGGCTCGCCGCCCGCGACTTCGCGACCTACATCAACGCCCACGTGATGGAGACGACCGACGGCCGGTCCTACTCCGAGGTCAGCGCGGCCGCCCGGGCCAACCCCGAGGACGAGGAGCTGGCCGCGGTCCGCCGGAGCGCGCTCGACGGGCAGCTGCTGGCGGCCATCATGTGGAACACCTACGGCTGGTGGCTGCTGGCCACGGTGGCCTTCTTCGCCGGCATCGCCCTGATCGTGGCCGGGCTGGCCCTGGGCCTGGTGTCGCTCCTGGCCCGCCGCCGGTCCGAGGTCGTGGCTCGACCCGAGCCCCGGGCCGAGGTCCGGACGTAGCGGCCCGGCAACCCAGCCAGCTGCCTGACCGAGCGCTGGAGCGGGCGGCGGGGAAGCATCCCGCCGCCCGCTCCGATCCTTGCCCGGCGCCTCCACCCACCGTGGCCGGGCGGCTCCCAGCGGGACGCGGCGCTAGGCTGAGCGCGCGACCAGGAGGAGGAGGCGGCATGGAGCAGCGGACGATCGGTGGGCAGGGGCTGGTGGTGTCGGCGCTCGGGCTCGGGTGCATGGGGATGAGCCAGTCGTACGGGCCGGCGGACGAGCGGGAGTCGGTGGCCACCATCCACCGGGCGCTCGAGCTGGGGATGACGTTCTTGGACACCGCGGATGTGTACGGGCCCTTCACCAACGAGCGGCTGGTGGGCCGGGCGATCGCCGGGCGCCGGGACGAGGTCGTGCTGGCGACCAAGTTCGGGAACCAGCGGCGGGCCGACGGGAGCTGGGTGCGGGTCAACGGGGAGCCGGAGTACGTGCGGCGGGCCTGTGACGAGTCGCTGGAGCGGCTCGGGGTCGACCACATCGACCTGTACCACCAGCACCGGGTGGACCGGACGGTGCCGGTCGAGGACACCTGGGGGGCGATGGCCGAGCTGGTCGAGGCGGGCAAGGTCCGCTACCTGGGGATCTCGGAGGCGGCGTCGGCGACGGTGCGGCGGGCCCATGCCGTGCACCCGGTCACCGCCGGGCAGTACGAGTGGTCGCTGTTCTCCCGCGACCTGGAGGACGAGCTGGTGCCCACCCTGCGCGAGCTGGGGATCGGGGTCGTCGCCTACAGCCCGCTGGGGCGGGGGTTCCTGTCGGGCCGGATCACCTCGCCCGACGACTTCGGCGAGGACGACTTCCGGCGCGACCACCCCCGGTTCACGGGGGAGAACTTCGCCCGCAACCTCGACCTGGTCGAGCGGGTGCGGGAGCTCGCGGCCGCCAAGGGGGTGACCCCGAGCCAGCTGGCGATCGCCTGGGTGCTGGCCCAGGGCGACGACGTCGTGCCCATCCCGGGGACCAAGCGGCGCAGCTACCTGGAGGAGAACGCCGGCGCCCTGGAGGTCGACCTCGACCCCGGCGACCTGGCCGCGATCGAGGAGGTCACCCCGCGCGGGGCGGTGGCCGGCGAGCGCTACGGGCCCATGCACATGGCCAACGTCAACGCCTAGCAACGGCCCAGCCGGCAGGCCGACCGCGGGATCGCCGGCGGTTTGCTGGTGGCCCTACCGTGCGGGGTCGGCCGGCGGTTCCTCGGGCGGGGGGTTCACGGGCCGTCCTCGTCGGCCGGCGCCTGGGCGCGGGCCCTGGCGATGGCCCGGGCGCTCAGGATCGGCCAGCAGGTCACGGTGAGCACGGTCATGGCGGCGAAGCTGCACCAGAAGGGCGCGGTCAGCCCGTAGCGGGCGGCCAGCAGGCCGCCGGCGACCGCGCCCAGCGACAGCGAGCCGAAGCCGAACAGCGCGTAGGCGCTGTTGACCCGGCCCAGCAGCCGGGCCGGGATCAGCTCCTGGCGCAGCGACACGCTGATCACGCT is a genomic window of Actinomycetota bacterium containing:
- a CDS encoding universal stress protein translates to MLEKLLLAVDQSENSRKAVPAVIELARAGGGTVHVLHVRELYYPVPPTVRGDSAEEAQELVDGIVKELQAAGVTAEGAVRPSTGGSPAGEVLNHAREVDAGMIVVGSHGHSPLGGLLLGSVAHKLTQLSTCPVLVVRDQESLEERHHDVLRAQTRFQS
- a CDS encoding aldo/keto reductase translates to MEQRTIGGQGLVVSALGLGCMGMSQSYGPADERESVATIHRALELGMTFLDTADVYGPFTNERLVGRAIAGRRDEVVLATKFGNQRRADGSWVRVNGEPEYVRRACDESLERLGVDHIDLYHQHRVDRTVPVEDTWGAMAELVEAGKVRYLGISEAASATVRRAHAVHPVTAGQYEWSLFSRDLEDELVPTLRELGIGVVAYSPLGRGFLSGRITSPDDFGEDDFRRDHPRFTGENFARNLDLVERVRELAAAKGVTPSQLAIAWVLAQGDDVVPIPGTKRRSYLEENAGALEVDLDPGDLAAIEEVTPRGAVAGERYGPMHMANVNA
- a CDS encoding HAD-IA family hydrolase; the protein is MSGPSRPVLQLDRLDAVVFDTDGVLTDTASVHAAAWKQLFDGYLEERAARLGEPFRPFTEADYLGHVDGRPRYDGVAAFLASRGITLPWGDPADPPGRETVCGLGNTKDGHFTAYLRDHGAKAFPSSEQLVRRLRAAGVRTAVVSASRNMVAVLASAGLRGLFDAEVDGVESGRLGLPGKPDPALFLEAARRLGVVPARAAVVEDALAGVEAGRRGGFGLVIGVNRGDQAAALAERGAGVVVDDLGELAVEGGGNHRPARR
- a CDS encoding sulfite exporter TauE/SafE family protein → MPTLEPVQIALLAGAALLAGAVNAVAGGGSLLSFPALLAVGYPALTANVTNTVALTPGYFGGTLGYRRELEGQRGRALALGAISAVGAVLGAWLLLISSAELFERVVPFLIFLACGLLAAQPRLARLVRERREAPLPAADPPPAGAQAGASPHTVPLFTTQFLAAAYGAYFGAGVGIMMLAILGIFLTDTLQRLNALKGLLSLLINLIAAVSFVLFADVSWVAVAVMAVASLLGGQLGVVLARRLNDRALRWLVIAFGVAVGLRLLLAG